A single region of the Deinococcus misasensis DSM 22328 genome encodes:
- a CDS encoding transposase produces the protein WVTQELGKQGKKALLLVWDNASWHISKQVIFWIKQYNREAKASGGVRILSGLLPKRSPWLNPIEPKWLHGKRAVIPAQGLLSAKELESRVCAYYACPKLEPLAQPLS, from the coding sequence AGTGGGTCACTCAGGAACTGGGCAAGCAGGGTAAAAAGGCTTTGTTGCTGGTGTGGGACAACGCCAGTTGGCATATCAGCAAACAGGTCATCTTCTGGATCAAGCAGTACAACCGTGAGGCAAAAGCATCAGGTGGAGTGCGGATTTTGAGTGGTTTGCTGCCGAAAAGAAGCCCCTGGCTGAATCCCATCGAACCGAAATGGCTACATGGCAAACGGGCGGTGATACCTGCTCAGGGCTTGCTTTCGGCGAAGGAATTGGAGTCTCGGGTCTGCGCTTATTATGCGTGTCCAAAATTGGAGCCCCTTGCACAACCTCTTTCGTGA